A stretch of Candidatus Vicinibacter affinis DNA encodes these proteins:
- a CDS encoding caspase family protein, with amino-acid sequence MKVFFSIFLFMINIYLADAQTCVKGNCMNGFGTMIMPDKSRYTGEFVNGKIQGRGIYYFSNGSKYLGNWKSGARHGEGKLIYNNGNQYVGAFAFDKIQGYGTMEYKNGDRYVGQWQNELPGGKGSYYLHSGERYEGEFLKGKFEGQGSYFYADGSTYRGEWKNNKRHGYGEFFDGKNKTVSGQWESDKEISVLAEDFTQKTDPPNQILKEKTKEKDQIPNCNKSFCKSGKGSLDYADGSKYTGEFVNGEPKGKGVCNYANGDRYEGEWDAHAPHGEGVMYFKSGLIYGAIWNHGEATKQLHSKKEFVFDNKVKVDKDDAVKIWAVVVGIARYEHMPALKFADDDAYRIYAFLKSPEGGALPDEQVRILIDEDATRNNILKAMNEVYMKADENDVIMLYYSGHGLEGTFIPIDYDGFENALGHDEVKDMFNKSKAKHKVCYADACHSGSLLAAKSAFASSLIYFYDELDKSSGGTAFMMSSKSKEFSLEDGGLRQGIFSHFLIRGLKGEADVNKNKTITVKELFDWVYTKVREYTGLAQTPMIAGDYDEKMPVGFIRDSN; translated from the coding sequence TGTATGAATGGTTTTGGGACCATGATCATGCCTGATAAATCAAGGTATACAGGAGAATTTGTAAATGGTAAAATTCAGGGACGGGGTATTTATTATTTTAGCAACGGCAGTAAATACCTTGGCAACTGGAAATCAGGGGCACGACATGGAGAGGGCAAATTAATTTATAATAATGGGAATCAATATGTGGGAGCTTTTGCTTTTGATAAAATTCAGGGTTACGGAACCATGGAATATAAAAATGGAGACCGATATGTAGGGCAATGGCAAAATGAACTTCCCGGCGGTAAAGGTTCCTATTACCTTCATTCAGGTGAACGGTATGAAGGTGAGTTTCTAAAAGGTAAATTTGAGGGTCAGGGAAGCTATTTTTACGCTGATGGTTCAACCTACAGGGGCGAATGGAAAAATAACAAACGCCATGGTTATGGTGAATTCTTTGATGGGAAAAATAAAACCGTATCAGGCCAATGGGAGTCTGATAAAGAAATTTCAGTATTAGCTGAAGACTTTACTCAAAAAACTGATCCACCAAATCAAATCTTAAAAGAAAAAACCAAAGAAAAGGACCAGATTCCCAATTGCAATAAATCCTTTTGCAAATCCGGTAAAGGCAGTCTTGATTATGCAGATGGATCTAAATATACCGGGGAGTTTGTGAATGGAGAGCCAAAAGGTAAAGGCGTGTGCAATTATGCCAATGGAGATAGATATGAAGGGGAATGGGATGCTCATGCGCCTCATGGAGAAGGCGTAATGTACTTCAAATCCGGATTGATTTATGGTGCCATTTGGAATCACGGTGAAGCTACCAAACAATTGCACAGTAAAAAAGAATTCGTTTTCGACAATAAAGTGAAAGTCGATAAAGATGACGCTGTAAAAATATGGGCCGTCGTGGTTGGAATTGCCCGGTATGAACACATGCCAGCATTAAAGTTTGCGGATGATGATGCCTATAGAATTTATGCTTTTCTCAAAAGCCCGGAAGGTGGCGCACTGCCTGACGAGCAAGTCAGAATTTTAATTGATGAGGACGCCACCCGTAACAATATTCTCAAAGCCATGAATGAAGTTTATATGAAGGCAGATGAAAATGATGTAATCATGTTATATTACTCAGGGCATGGATTGGAGGGGACTTTTATTCCTATTGATTACGATGGGTTTGAAAATGCACTAGGTCATGATGAAGTCAAGGACATGTTCAATAAATCAAAAGCAAAACACAAGGTATGTTATGCGGATGCTTGTCATTCAGGAAGTCTACTTGCTGCAAAAAGTGCTTTTGCATCCTCACTTATATATTTTTATGATGAATTAGATAAATCCAGTGGAGGCACAGCCTTCATGATGTCATCCAAAAGCAAAGAATTTTCCTTGGAAGATGGTGGACTCAGACAAGGGATATTTTCACACTTTTTGATTCGTGGGTTAAAAGGCGAAGCAGATGTGAATAAAAACAAAACAATCACGGTTAAGGAACTTTTTGATTGGGTCTACACTAAAGTAAGAGAATATACAGGGCTTGCACAAACGCCCATGATTGCAGGAGATTATGATGAAAAAATGCCAGTAGGTTTTATAAGAGATTCAAACTGA